In the Quercus lobata isolate SW786 chromosome 5, ValleyOak3.0 Primary Assembly, whole genome shotgun sequence genome, one interval contains:
- the LOC115992653 gene encoding CBL-interacting serine/threonine-protein kinase 5-like, with protein MEEQNVQQTTSNLNPPRNILFGKYEMGRVLGQGTFAKVYYGKNLISNESVAIKVINKDHIKREGLMEQIKREISIMRLVRHPNIVELEEVMATKGKIYFVMEYVKGGELFAKVAKGKLKEDLARKYFQQLVSAVDFCHSRGVSHRDLKPENLLLDDNKDLKVSDFGLSALPEQLWNDGLLHTRCGTPAYVAPEVLRKKGYDGAKADIWSCGVILFVLLAGYLPFQAENVMKMYRKVFKAEYDFPQWFSTDAKRLISELLVSDPEKRISIPEIMQNPWFQKGFSKPIAISIPEPVGETNDKDDDKIIEEMELEKTTSSSPPFYNAFEFISSMSSGFDLSSLFEKKRKSGSMFTSKCSAAAIVAKLEAVAKRLNFSVGVKEFKVKMQGKMEGRKGKLAVTAEVFEVAPEVAVVEFSKSAGDTLEYKKFCEEDVRPALKDIVWSWQGENNCHQL; from the coding sequence ATGGAAGAACAAAATGTGCAACAAACTACCAGCAATCTTAATCCTCCAAGAAACATTCTGTTCGGAAAATACGAGATGGGAAGGGTATTAGGCCAAGGCACCTTTGCCAAAGTCTACTACGGCAAGAACCTCATCAGCAACGAAAGCGTTGCAATCAAGGTCATCAACAAGGACCACATCAAGAGAGAAGGCTTAATGGAACAAATCAAGCGAGAGATCTCTATCATGCGCTTGGTTCGCCACCCAAATATAGTTGAACTGGAGGAAGTCATGGCTACCAAGGGAAAGATATACTTCGTGATGGAATATGTGAAAGGTGGTGAGTTGTTTGCCAAAGTAGCAAAGGGAAAGCTCAAGGAAGACTTGGCAAGAAAGTATTTTCAACAGTTAGTTAGCGCAGTTGATTTCTGTCATAGCCGTGGTGTTTCACACCGAGACTTGAAGCCCGAAAATCTTCTTCTGGATGATAACAAGGACTTGAAAGTTTCTGATTTTGGCTTGTCCGCACTGCCTGAACAGCTCTGGAATGATGGTTTGCTACACACACGCTGTGGCACACCAGCTTATGTGGCTCCTGAAGTGTTGAGAAAAAAAGGGTATGATGGAGCTAAGGCTGATATATGGTCTTGTGGTGTGATTCTCTTTGTTTTGCTTGCTGGGTATTTGCCATTTCAAGCTGAGAATGTTATGAAAATGTATAGGAAGGTTTTCAAGGCTGAGTATGATTTTCCTCAATGGTTTTCCACTGATGCAAAGAGGTTGATATCTGAGCTCCTTGTTTCTGATCCAGAAAAGAGAATTTCAATCCCGGAGATTATGCAAAATCCTTGGTTCCAAAAGGGGTTTTCAAAGCCAATCGCTATTTCAATCCCAGAGCCAGTGGGAGAGACCAATGACAAGGATGATGATAAGATTATTGAGgaaatggaattggaaaaaaCGACTTCTTCGTCACCGCCCTTTTATAACGCTTTTGAGTTCATTTCTTCCATGTCTTCAGGTTTCGATCTGTCGAGTTTGTTcgaaaaaaagaggaaatccGGGTCAATGTTCACATCCAAATGCTCGGCAGCAGCTATTGTTGCAAAGTTGGAAGCTGTGGCGAAGAGGCTGAATTTTAGTGTGGGTGTGAAGGAATTCAAGGTGAAAATGCAGGGGAAAATGGAAGGGAGGAAAGGGAAGTTGGCTGTGACGGCGGAGGTGTTCGAGGTGGCGCCAGAGGTGGCGGTGGTCGAATTCTCAAAGTCGGCCGGAGACACTCTTGAGTACAAGAAGTTCTGTGAGGAAGATGTGAGGCCAGCGCTCAAAGACATTGTTTGGAGTTGGCAGGGTGAGAATAATTGTCACCAACTTTAA